The following coding sequences lie in one Marinobacter antarcticus genomic window:
- a CDS encoding NRDE family protein: MCLIAFSLDQSGRFPLVVAANRDEFFRRPTAPMDWWTTESGHQVLSGRDLQSGGTWLAVSPEGRVTAVTNFREGTHQAAQASRGELPLRALRESQSQLQESLANTAARYTGFNLVSLDDTAGWYFSNREANSGRTIHRGMYGLSNHLLQTPWPKLIRLRESVDRTVKSARGSAGDLHRDLVQLLQDTTPAPDQMLPDTGVDLDTERFLSSPFIIGAEYGTRATTVISVSHAGEVHVTEQSWAPEGRPEGYREFHWQR, from the coding sequence ATGTGCCTCATCGCCTTTTCCCTTGACCAGAGTGGCCGCTTTCCTCTGGTGGTTGCCGCCAACCGGGATGAATTCTTCCGACGGCCCACAGCGCCAATGGACTGGTGGACAACCGAATCGGGCCACCAGGTGCTTTCTGGCAGGGATCTGCAATCGGGAGGCACCTGGCTGGCGGTTTCCCCCGAAGGCCGGGTGACTGCCGTAACCAATTTCCGCGAGGGCACTCACCAAGCTGCCCAGGCAAGCCGTGGCGAGCTGCCCCTGCGGGCGCTCAGGGAGTCCCAATCACAATTGCAGGAAAGTCTGGCAAATACCGCTGCCCGATACACAGGGTTCAACCTTGTCAGCCTCGATGATACCGCTGGATGGTACTTCAGCAACCGCGAGGCCAACTCAGGGCGCACCATTCATCGTGGGATGTATGGCTTGAGCAATCACCTGCTTCAAACGCCCTGGCCAAAACTCATACGTCTCAGGGAATCCGTAGACCGAACCGTTAAATCGGCAAGGGGCAGCGCCGGTGACCTGCACCGGGATCTCGTCCAACTGCTACAGGATACAACGCCGGCGCCGGACCAGATGCTGCCCGATACTGGCGTAGACCTTGATACCGAACGTTTTCTTTCATCGCCTTTTATAATCGGCGCTGAATACGGCACCCGCGCCACCACCGTGATCAGCGTCTCCCATGCCGGTGAAGTTCACGTGACCGAACAGAGCTGGGCACCTGAAGGCCGCCCGGAGGGATACAGGGAGTTCCACTGGCAGCGATAG
- a CDS encoding haloalkane dehalogenase, with amino-acid sequence MRILRTDDDRFVGLPDYPFLPHYLDVEPGLRMHYVDEGPADASPVLMLHGEPSWSYLYRHMIPVVADAGHRVLAPDLVGFGKSDKPASVDDYSYDRHMAWLKQWLEALDLKNITLVCQNWGSLLGLRLAAELPNRFQRIIVGNGMLPTGETRAPAAFSVWKAFATHSPWFPVSRIVQLGTERTLNKHELAAYEAPFPSTEYKAGARAFPKLVPVSPEDPASNANKAAWKVLETWRKPFITCFSSGDPITRGGDRYMQRRVPGALGQPHITLSGGHFLQEDSPEDFARIILDALKSEMAA; translated from the coding sequence ATGCGTATTCTGAGAACCGATGACGACCGCTTTGTAGGCCTCCCGGATTACCCTTTTCTCCCTCATTATCTGGATGTCGAGCCCGGCCTCAGGATGCATTATGTCGACGAGGGCCCAGCCGATGCATCCCCCGTTCTCATGCTTCACGGCGAGCCCTCGTGGTCATACCTTTACCGCCATATGATTCCTGTAGTCGCTGATGCAGGCCACCGGGTACTGGCGCCTGACCTCGTGGGCTTCGGTAAATCCGACAAGCCCGCATCCGTAGATGACTACAGCTACGATCGCCACATGGCATGGCTTAAGCAATGGCTCGAAGCACTGGACCTCAAAAACATAACGCTGGTTTGCCAGAATTGGGGCTCGCTTCTGGGCCTGCGACTTGCCGCGGAACTCCCAAACCGATTCCAACGGATCATTGTTGGTAATGGCATGCTGCCAACCGGCGAAACCCGCGCACCTGCCGCGTTCAGTGTATGGAAGGCTTTCGCTACCCACAGCCCCTGGTTTCCGGTCAGCCGGATTGTGCAGCTCGGTACCGAACGAACATTGAACAAACATGAACTGGCAGCCTACGAGGCGCCGTTCCCGTCAACAGAATACAAAGCGGGCGCGCGAGCGTTTCCAAAACTGGTACCCGTTTCACCAGAAGACCCGGCAAGCAATGCCAACAAGGCCGCATGGAAGGTACTGGAAACCTGGCGAAAGCCCTTCATTACGTGTTTCAGCAGCGGCGACCCTATAACCCGAGGCGGGGACCGCTACATGCAGCGCCGCGTTCCCGGCGCACTGGGGCAGCCGCACATCACCCTGAGTGGTGGGCACTTCCTGCAGGAAGACTCGCCCGAAGACTTTGCGCGGATTATTCTTGATGCGTTGAAATCAGAAATGGCGGCCTGA
- the lgt gene encoding prolipoprotein diacylglyceryl transferase, whose amino-acid sequence MLQHPQIDPVAIAIGPLKIHWYGLTYLVGFVAGWWLGRLRARKPGSPITEEQMGDLLFYLALGVILGGRFGYVIFYNFDLFLADPLWLVRVWEGGMSFHGGLLGVMFAMWWYGRKIETGFWRLADFVAPLVPVGLGAGRIGNFINGELWGKPTDLPWGMVFRQAPDALARHPSQLYQFALEGVLFFIILWWFSAKPRPRMAVSGLFLVCYGIFRFLVEFVRQPDAQLGYLAFDWLTMGQVLSFPMILAGAVLIFIAYRRNAE is encoded by the coding sequence ATGCTTCAGCATCCGCAGATAGACCCGGTAGCCATTGCCATCGGGCCACTAAAAATTCACTGGTACGGACTGACCTACCTCGTGGGTTTCGTCGCCGGCTGGTGGTTGGGCCGCCTGCGCGCCCGCAAACCCGGGTCTCCGATTACCGAAGAGCAGATGGGCGACCTCCTGTTCTACCTGGCGCTCGGCGTTATTCTGGGCGGACGTTTTGGCTATGTTATCTTCTATAACTTTGATCTCTTCCTGGCTGATCCGTTGTGGCTCGTGCGGGTATGGGAAGGCGGTATGTCCTTTCATGGCGGGCTGCTAGGCGTCATGTTTGCCATGTGGTGGTACGGTCGCAAGATCGAAACAGGGTTCTGGCGCCTTGCCGATTTCGTTGCACCTCTGGTGCCGGTGGGTCTTGGGGCCGGGCGAATTGGTAACTTTATCAACGGTGAGCTCTGGGGCAAGCCTACCGATCTGCCCTGGGGCATGGTGTTCCGCCAGGCGCCGGATGCGCTGGCACGCCACCCGTCCCAGCTTTACCAGTTTGCCCTTGAGGGTGTGCTGTTTTTTATCATTCTCTGGTGGTTCTCCGCCAAGCCACGCCCAAGAATGGCGGTGTCCGGGTTGTTCCTGGTTTGCTACGGGATCTTCCGCTTTTTGGTGGAGTTTGTTCGCCAGCCGGATGCGCAGCTGGGCTACCTGGCCTTTGACTGGCTCACCATGGGGCAGGTACTTTCCTTCCCGATGATCCTGGCCGGGGCTGTCCTGATATTCATTGCTTACCGGAGAAATGCGGAATGA
- a CDS encoding exodeoxyribonuclease VII small subunit — protein MAGQQDATSIADFEKSLDELETLVRNLEQGELSLEQSLTAFERGVKLTRACQQALKSAEQRVEQLVQSDDGTLETRPFSPDDTD, from the coding sequence ATGGCCGGTCAACAAGACGCCACATCCATTGCCGACTTTGAGAAATCTCTTGATGAGCTGGAAACGCTGGTACGTAATCTGGAGCAGGGAGAGCTGTCCCTTGAGCAATCGCTGACCGCTTTCGAACGTGGCGTAAAGCTGACCCGCGCATGCCAACAAGCCCTCAAAAGCGCCGAACAACGGGTTGAGCAACTTGTGCAGAGCGACGACGGCACTCTTGAAACCCGTCCGTTTTCGCCGGATGACACCGACTGA
- a CDS encoding DEAD/DEAH box helicase has protein sequence MSELSFAELGLDPAVLEAVSAIGYETPTPIQAQCIPALLAGKHLLGVAQTGTGKTAAFALPLLSRIDASVTEPQILVLAPTRELAIQVAEAFTSYASKFRNFHVLPIYGGQDFYPQIKGLKRGAQVIVGTPGRMLDHLRKGTLRLGNLKALVLDEADEMLRMGFIDDVEAILSKTPPNCQRALFSATMPPQIKKVAQTYLSDAVEVKIESETRTVERISQFVLPVYAERKLDALTRILEVEPIEGAIIFVRTKAETTLLAEKLSARGHAVAPLNGDLNQRQREQTVEDLKRGKKDIIVATDVAARGLDVPRITHVINYDVPYDTEAYIHRVGRTGRAGRTGKAILLVTPRERSWLRTLERATNSPMEAYQLPSPVELKKMREEQFETQLLGFAEDKKLAKSMALLDEIAERNEMDIAMVAGALACWMEAMQPGSLPLEQPEALPVVSSTPPPRRDRKGGGGRPGEFRKGPPKGRGGPGGAGARGKPPGKGGKPAGKRPPRQSDAKR, from the coding sequence ATGTCTGAATTGTCCTTTGCCGAACTGGGGCTTGATCCAGCCGTACTTGAAGCTGTATCCGCCATTGGCTATGAAACCCCAACACCCATCCAGGCTCAATGCATTCCTGCACTGCTCGCTGGCAAACATCTGCTGGGCGTTGCCCAGACCGGCACGGGTAAAACCGCCGCCTTCGCATTACCGCTGCTGAGCCGGATTGATGCATCCGTGACTGAGCCTCAGATTCTGGTTCTGGCACCCACGCGGGAACTGGCTATTCAGGTAGCGGAAGCCTTTACCTCTTATGCCTCGAAATTTCGCAACTTCCACGTGTTGCCGATTTACGGTGGCCAGGATTTTTATCCTCAGATCAAAGGCCTCAAACGCGGTGCCCAGGTTATTGTCGGTACCCCCGGCCGCATGCTCGACCATCTTCGCAAAGGCACACTAAGGCTGGGCAACCTGAAAGCCCTGGTCCTTGACGAAGCTGATGAAATGCTGCGCATGGGCTTTATTGATGACGTTGAGGCTATCCTCTCCAAGACGCCGCCAAACTGTCAGCGCGCTCTGTTCTCCGCCACCATGCCACCGCAGATCAAGAAGGTAGCTCAAACCTACCTGAGCGATGCGGTGGAAGTAAAAATCGAGAGCGAAACCCGCACGGTTGAGCGTATTTCTCAGTTTGTTCTACCGGTTTATGCAGAGCGCAAGCTGGATGCGCTGACCCGCATTCTGGAAGTGGAGCCTATCGAAGGTGCGATTATCTTTGTGCGCACCAAGGCCGAAACCACACTGCTGGCCGAGAAACTCAGCGCCCGCGGACACGCCGTAGCACCCCTGAACGGGGATCTGAACCAGCGACAGCGCGAACAGACTGTTGAAGACCTCAAGCGTGGCAAGAAAGACATTATCGTCGCGACCGACGTAGCCGCCCGCGGCCTGGACGTACCCAGAATCACACACGTTATCAACTACGATGTGCCCTACGACACCGAAGCCTATATCCACCGGGTGGGGCGTACCGGCCGCGCCGGGCGCACAGGTAAAGCTATCCTGCTGGTAACCCCCCGCGAGCGGAGCTGGCTGCGCACTCTTGAGCGCGCCACCAACTCGCCAATGGAAGCTTACCAACTGCCGTCGCCTGTTGAACTGAAGAAAATGCGCGAAGAGCAGTTTGAAACCCAGCTTCTGGGCTTTGCTGAAGATAAAAAGCTCGCAAAGTCTATGGCATTGCTGGACGAGATCGCCGAACGCAACGAAATGGATATAGCCATGGTTGCTGGTGCCCTCGCGTGCTGGATGGAGGCAATGCAGCCTGGCTCACTGCCTCTGGAGCAACCGGAAGCGCTGCCAGTGGTGTCTTCGACTCCACCTCCGCGCCGTGATCGCAAAGGCGGAGGCGGACGCCCGGGCGAGTTTCGCAAGGGACCACCAAAAGGTCGTGGTGGACCTGGAGGCGCCGGAGCACGAGGCAAGCCACCGGGTAAAGGTGGCAAGCCGGCCGGTAAGCGCCCTCCCCGTCAGTCAGACGCCAAGCGCTGA
- the ispA gene encoding (2E,6E)-farnesyl diphosphate synthase, translated as MHNGTPSTMDFLETCRSRVDAELDRRIASGSASERLQEAMRYSVLGGGKRIRPALTLAAASALGQSADAALVPACAIELIHAYSLVHDDLPAMDNDELRRGRPTAHIAFDEATAILAGDALQALAFEWLTEAPGVAASARLAMIQELARASGHSGMVGGQAIDLESVGKSLTLAQLETMHRHKTGALIEASVRIGALTAPGVSELSLNALTRYAKALGLAFQVQDDLLDIEGDTETIGKPQGSDVARAKPTYPALLGPKGAREHLSSLLSNALQSLQDFGPEADPLRAMADYVVTRTH; from the coding sequence ATGCATAACGGGACTCCGTCTACCATGGATTTTCTGGAAACCTGTCGCAGCCGTGTGGATGCAGAACTGGATCGTCGCATTGCATCCGGATCGGCCTCTGAGCGGCTTCAGGAGGCTATGCGTTACAGTGTTCTGGGCGGCGGCAAACGTATCCGGCCTGCGTTGACACTTGCTGCGGCAAGCGCCCTCGGGCAGAGCGCTGATGCAGCACTGGTTCCGGCTTGTGCTATAGAGCTGATCCACGCCTATTCGCTTGTTCATGACGACCTCCCGGCAATGGATAACGATGAGTTACGCCGGGGCCGGCCAACAGCACACATTGCCTTTGATGAAGCTACCGCCATTCTGGCCGGCGACGCCCTGCAAGCGTTGGCGTTTGAATGGCTGACAGAAGCTCCCGGCGTTGCAGCATCTGCGCGGCTCGCCATGATTCAGGAACTGGCCCGTGCAAGCGGGCATAGCGGCATGGTGGGTGGCCAGGCGATTGATCTGGAATCCGTGGGCAAGAGCCTGACCCTGGCTCAACTCGAGACCATGCATCGACATAAAACCGGCGCACTGATTGAAGCCAGCGTGCGGATCGGGGCCTTGACCGCGCCGGGAGTCAGCGAACTTTCTCTGAATGCCCTGACACGCTACGCCAAAGCGCTTGGCCTGGCATTTCAGGTTCAGGATGACCTCCTCGATATTGAAGGGGACACAGAAACCATCGGCAAGCCCCAGGGTTCCGATGTTGCCCGCGCCAAACCGACTTACCCTGCCCTGCTGGGGCCCAAAGGGGCAAGGGAGCACCTGTCATCACTACTCAGCAACGCGCTTCAGAGCCTGCAGGATTTCGGGCCGGAAGCTGATCCTTTGAGAGCCATGGCAGATTATGTGGTGACACGAACTCATTGA
- a CDS encoding thymidylate synthase codes for MKVYLDLMRDVVDSGFDKGDRTGVGTRSVFGRQIRFNLQDGFPLVTTKKVHLRSIIYELLWFLEGSTDNNWLKERKVSIWNEWALDNGDLGPIYGKQWRSWQCPDGRVVDQISDVIEQIRNKPNSRRLIVSAWNPAELPDESVGPQDNAREGRMALAPCHCLFQFYVLDGKLSCQLYQRSADLFLGVPFNIASYALLTHMIAQQCDLEVGEFVHTFGDCHLYQNHLTDDIVFEQLKREPKALPKLLIKRKPGSIFEYELEDFEFEGYDPYPGIKAPIAI; via the coding sequence ATGAAAGTCTATCTTGATCTGATGCGGGACGTAGTAGATAGCGGGTTCGACAAGGGCGACCGCACTGGCGTCGGCACCCGTTCTGTCTTCGGGCGCCAGATTCGCTTTAACCTTCAGGACGGATTCCCTCTGGTGACCACCAAGAAGGTTCACCTGCGCAGCATTATTTATGAGCTGCTCTGGTTCCTGGAAGGCTCTACAGACAACAACTGGCTGAAAGAGCGAAAAGTCTCCATCTGGAACGAGTGGGCGCTGGACAACGGCGACCTCGGGCCTATCTATGGTAAGCAATGGAGAAGCTGGCAGTGCCCGGACGGTCGCGTGGTGGACCAGATCAGCGACGTTATCGAGCAGATCCGTAACAAGCCAAACTCCCGTCGGCTGATTGTTTCCGCCTGGAACCCGGCAGAGCTTCCGGATGAGTCCGTTGGTCCCCAGGACAACGCCCGCGAAGGCCGCATGGCACTGGCACCCTGCCACTGCCTGTTCCAGTTTTATGTGCTTGACGGCAAGCTCTCTTGCCAGCTGTATCAGCGCAGTGCGGATTTGTTTCTCGGTGTGCCCTTCAACATCGCATCCTACGCGTTGTTAACCCACATGATTGCTCAACAGTGTGATCTGGAAGTCGGTGAATTTGTTCATACGTTTGGTGATTGCCATTTATATCAGAACCACCTGACAGACGACATCGTGTTTGAACAGTTAAAACGTGAGCCAAAAGCTCTGCCTAAACTGCTAATCAAGCGCAAACCGGGATCAATTTTTGAGTATGAACTGGAAGACTTCGAATTTGAGGGCTACGACCCTTATCCCGGTATAAAAGCACCCATCGCTATCTAG
- a CDS encoding dihydrofolate reductase, whose protein sequence is MRKALIVAMSRNRVIGRNNNLPWHLPGDLKYFKQATMGKPIIMGRKTWDSIGRPLPGRMNVVISRDADREAPAGTVTAQSLEEALVKAAAQAELDGGDEVMIIGGGQIYAEALPMTDRIYITQVHAEVDGDAYFPEVNWDEWEEIGREDFSASDNNPYDYSFVVYQRLASD, encoded by the coding sequence ATGCGCAAGGCACTCATAGTAGCCATGTCCCGAAACCGGGTTATTGGCCGGAATAACAATCTGCCCTGGCACCTGCCGGGTGACCTGAAGTACTTCAAGCAAGCCACCATGGGCAAGCCCATCATCATGGGTCGTAAAACCTGGGATTCCATAGGCAGGCCGTTGCCGGGCCGGATGAACGTTGTTATTTCGCGGGATGCAGACCGGGAAGCACCTGCAGGAACCGTTACCGCGCAATCACTGGAAGAGGCTCTGGTAAAAGCTGCAGCACAGGCTGAACTGGATGGTGGTGATGAAGTGATGATTATCGGGGGTGGGCAGATCTATGCGGAAGCGCTACCGATGACAGACCGCATTTACATCACGCAGGTGCATGCCGAGGTGGATGGCGATGCGTATTTTCCGGAAGTGAACTGGGATGAGTGGGAAGAAATCGGACGGGAGGATTTCTCCGCGTCCGATAACAATCCTTACGACTACAGCTTCGTTGTCTATCAGCGCTTGGCGTCTGACTGA
- a CDS encoding sulfite exporter TauE/SafE family protein — MSLLSVFLIYMVLGAFAGTLAGLFGIGGGLIIVPVLIFSFGTQGFSPEIAAHMAVGTSLATIVFTSLSSIRSHQKHGAIRWDIFRPMVFGIVAGALIGAWTAALLSGAALELIIGVFVILVGVKMLFDVNPSPGRNVPGGQSLGVAGSGIGWASAIFGIGGGTLTVPYLSWCNVRMQQAVGTSAACGLPIAIAGALGNVWTGWYEPALPEYSLGFIYLPALIGIILTSVLFARVGANLAHRLNAKVLKRVFAILLLLVGLRFLLS, encoded by the coding sequence ATGTCCCTATTATCCGTGTTTCTCATTTATATGGTACTCGGAGCCTTTGCCGGAACCCTTGCGGGCCTCTTTGGTATTGGTGGCGGTCTTATTATTGTGCCGGTACTGATTTTCAGTTTTGGAACGCAGGGTTTCAGCCCTGAGATTGCTGCTCACATGGCCGTGGGTACTTCACTGGCGACCATTGTTTTTACCTCGCTCAGCTCTATTCGATCTCACCAAAAGCATGGCGCTATTCGCTGGGATATTTTCCGGCCGATGGTATTTGGCATTGTAGCCGGCGCTCTCATAGGGGCCTGGACAGCAGCGCTATTGAGTGGCGCCGCCCTGGAACTGATCATCGGCGTATTTGTCATTCTTGTCGGCGTAAAAATGCTGTTCGATGTAAACCCCTCCCCAGGCAGAAACGTGCCAGGTGGTCAGAGCCTTGGCGTCGCCGGGTCAGGAATTGGCTGGGCTTCGGCTATTTTTGGTATAGGCGGGGGAACACTGACCGTCCCTTACCTGAGCTGGTGCAACGTTCGGATGCAGCAGGCAGTGGGTACCTCTGCAGCGTGCGGACTGCCGATTGCCATTGCCGGTGCTCTTGGCAACGTATGGACCGGGTGGTACGAGCCTGCACTGCCGGAATACAGCCTTGGTTTTATCTATTTGCCGGCTCTGATCGGTATTATTCTCACCAGCGTGCTGTTCGCTCGTGTCGGGGCTAATCTGGCACATCGACTGAATGCCAAAGTTCTGAAGCGGGTATTTGCCATCCTGCTTCTGCTGGTGGGCCTTCGTTTTCTTTTAAGCTGA